One Pararhizobium capsulatum DSM 1112 DNA segment encodes these proteins:
- a CDS encoding extracellular solute-binding protein, whose amino-acid sequence MRRGILLAGLFTSISVFAVNSAHAVEIEYWQYVYETRVKAMDQLIENFEKANPDITVKQTTFPYADYQTRVVAANMSGDGPDVMQLFYGWLDQFIAGDLVQPLPVDTFPHDKIESEFFPIVSAMKRGDNYYGLPTAVRSLALFYNKKLFQEAGLDPMTPPKTLDEFVAAAEKTVKHDANGNMTVAGTTLDMAGQDHQWWREVLIRQNGGEPYTADYSKVTYNSDAGLKALKFYTDLQTEKKVGQVGFMDEGQAAFRAGRAAMTIDGTFRLGSFKSIKDFEWGVTELPANAAGVRSNYASYFANGIGAKVSGEKLEASKKFLAYITSPEAMKVWLDTVGELPARRSAALTEANLTDPIYSPFLKALDYAHTSLFVDEAAQRQTAMDMVNRVLLEKQSPEDSIAQAATAEQDIINAAKNQ is encoded by the coding sequence ATGCGTCGCGGAATTCTACTAGCTGGTCTTTTTACGAGTATCAGCGTCTTTGCCGTCAACAGTGCCCACGCTGTTGAGATCGAATATTGGCAGTATGTCTACGAAACCCGCGTCAAGGCGATGGATCAACTGATCGAGAATTTCGAGAAGGCCAATCCGGATATTACCGTCAAGCAAACGACATTCCCTTATGCCGACTACCAGACCCGCGTCGTCGCCGCCAACATGTCCGGCGATGGCCCCGATGTAATGCAGCTTTTCTATGGCTGGCTTGACCAGTTCATCGCTGGAGATCTCGTTCAGCCGTTGCCTGTGGATACCTTTCCGCACGACAAGATCGAAAGCGAATTCTTCCCGATCGTTTCCGCCATGAAGCGTGGCGATAACTATTACGGCCTGCCAACGGCGGTTCGTTCTCTGGCCCTGTTCTATAACAAGAAGCTGTTCCAGGAAGCGGGTCTTGATCCTATGACCCCGCCAAAGACGCTCGACGAATTCGTCGCTGCCGCTGAAAAAACAGTGAAGCATGATGCCAACGGCAACATGACCGTGGCCGGTACGACACTCGATATGGCTGGGCAGGATCACCAGTGGTGGCGTGAGGTGTTAATCCGCCAGAATGGCGGTGAGCCGTACACGGCCGATTACTCCAAAGTTACCTACAATAGCGATGCAGGTCTCAAGGCGCTGAAATTCTACACAGATCTGCAAACAGAAAAGAAGGTCGGCCAGGTCGGCTTCATGGACGAAGGACAGGCTGCCTTCCGCGCCGGCCGCGCGGCGATGACCATCGACGGCACCTTCCGTCTTGGCTCCTTCAAGAGCATCAAGGATTTCGAGTGGGGCGTCACCGAACTGCCGGCCAATGCTGCGGGCGTACGCTCCAACTATGCCAGTTATTTCGCCAATGGCATCGGTGCCAAGGTAAGCGGCGAGAAGCTGGAAGCTTCGAAAAAGTTCCTTGCCTACATTACTTCGCCGGAAGCGATGAAGGTATGGCTTGATACGGTCGGCGAACTGCCGGCCCGCCGCTCTGCCGCACTGACCGAGGCCAATCTGACCGACCCGATCTATTCGCCATTCCTGAAGGCACTGGACTACGCCCACACATCCCTGTTCGTGGACGAAGCCGCTCAACGCCAGACAGCGATGGACATGGTCAATCGCGTCCTTCTCGAAAAACAGTCTCCCGAGGATTCGATTGCTCAAGCGGCAACCGCCGAGCAGGACATCATCAACGCCGCAAAGAACCAATAA
- a CDS encoding ROK family protein has protein sequence MAQLGKQQIAIGKNPERSRDHNRRVVLDVVRMHGSLGRMHIAKLTQLTAQAVANIVDELVGEDLLMEIGRLRSGRGQPPIQFAVNPDGAVTIGIEIAADHMVTTVLDLSGQVRSKLIVAVQDTRPEFIVPFFARQVETVRAQFPSKLLGIGVVMPGPFEIEGMSYVGPTTLPGWGSIDAVAVLSAASGETVIVENDANAAAVSERLFGAGRAISNFGMIYFGVGVGLGLIHDGAPFRGAFGNAGEIGHVVVAPRGRPCACGQNGCLERYVSVYALKEKLAAAGCESSDFEAIEVMHKEGNPVVREWITETAEYLSPMVAMLENVLDPETLILGGALPDAVIDDIIDALQALPVSVASRGTRALPRVIRGQTGQLTAALGAAALPLFEAVTPKMETSPTAITDKVV, from the coding sequence ATGGCGCAATTAGGCAAGCAACAGATCGCGATCGGGAAAAACCCGGAACGCAGCCGGGACCATAACCGACGTGTCGTGCTGGATGTCGTGCGCATGCACGGCTCTCTCGGGCGCATGCACATTGCCAAGCTCACGCAACTGACGGCCCAGGCCGTGGCCAATATCGTCGATGAACTCGTCGGTGAAGACCTGCTGATGGAAATCGGCCGCCTGCGATCGGGCCGAGGCCAGCCACCAATCCAGTTTGCCGTCAATCCGGACGGGGCGGTCACCATCGGCATCGAAATCGCTGCCGATCACATGGTGACCACAGTCCTCGATCTCTCCGGACAGGTTCGTTCGAAATTGATCGTCGCCGTGCAGGATACAAGGCCGGAATTCATCGTTCCGTTTTTTGCGCGGCAAGTCGAAACCGTCCGCGCGCAGTTTCCCTCGAAGTTGCTGGGCATCGGCGTCGTCATGCCCGGCCCATTCGAGATCGAAGGCATGAGTTACGTTGGTCCGACCACGCTGCCGGGCTGGGGATCGATCGATGCGGTAGCGGTTCTGAGTGCGGCCAGTGGCGAAACTGTCATCGTCGAAAACGATGCGAATGCGGCGGCCGTTAGCGAGCGCCTGTTCGGCGCCGGACGGGCCATCTCGAATTTCGGCATGATCTATTTCGGCGTCGGCGTCGGGCTCGGGCTTATCCATGACGGCGCACCGTTTCGCGGTGCGTTCGGCAATGCCGGCGAAATCGGCCATGTTGTCGTCGCTCCGCGCGGCCGTCCTTGCGCCTGCGGCCAGAATGGTTGCCTGGAGCGCTATGTCTCGGTCTACGCGCTGAAGGAAAAGCTCGCAGCAGCTGGCTGCGAGAGTTCCGATTTCGAAGCCATCGAGGTTATGCACAAAGAGGGAAATCCGGTCGTCCGGGAATGGATTACGGAGACGGCGGAATATCTGTCGCCGATGGTCGCGATGCTCGAAAATGTGCTCGATCCGGAGACGCTCATTCTGGGCGGTGCGCTGCCGGATGCAGTTATCGACGACATCATAGACGCCCTGCAGGCACTGCCTGTATCGGTAGCGAGCCGCGGTACGCGCGCCCTGCCCCGCGTCATTCGCGGCCAGACCGGCCAGTTGACGGCAGCCCTCGGTGCTGCCGCGCTGCCGCTTTTCGAAGCCGTGACGCCGAAGATGGAGACGTCGCCAACAGCCATCACGGACAAAGTGGTCTGA